In the genome of Neisseria lactamica, the window CTATTGTTTCGTCCCTTACCACCGCGTGCGCCCCCAATCCGAGCCACAGTTTCCCATAACGTGCAACCGTCTGTCCGTTTGCGGCAAGTACGAGCGGAACGGATACGCCCTGCCGCAGGGCTTCTGCCGCCTCTTGTGCCTGAACATCATTGCACACGCGCCACACGACGACATCCGCGCCCTTTTCCTGCGCCTGACACCATTGGGTTTGCGTTTCCACCTCCGCCCACACGCTTTGCCCTGTTCCGGCTGTTTCCGTCTGCCGCCAATCTGCGCCGACCAAAACGTTTGCATCGCGCATGCCGGCCGGATCAAACGGAACGACGCGGTACGCGCCCATACTGTTTTCACCGTGCAAACCCGTTTTCAGGCTGCCGTACAAACGGCGCGGAACGGACAACGAACGC includes:
- a CDS encoding NUDIX domain-containing protein, whose translation is MTRDTRPLIRVVAGILLNRDGDYLLSSRPEGKPYAGYWEFAGGKVEAGETDFQALQREFEEELDIRILAATPWLTKIHSYEHARVCLKFLWVNSDQWTGEPQSREGQEWSWQKAGDFTVAPMLPANGALLRSLSVPRRLYGSLKTGLHGENSMGAYRVVPFDPAGMRDANVLVGADWRQTETAGTGQSVWAEVETQTQWCQAQEKGADVVVWRVCNDVQAQEAAEALRQGVSVPLVLAANGQTVARYGKLWLGLGAHAVVRDETIGENHE